A single region of the Carassius gibelio isolate Cgi1373 ecotype wild population from Czech Republic chromosome A14, carGib1.2-hapl.c, whole genome shotgun sequence genome encodes:
- the LOC128027311 gene encoding neuroblast differentiation-associated protein AHNAK-like isoform X6 gives MADEQDTREVLFPQWMGADKHGLTIEQKGQGEIFVKEVKDESPAAHTGNVHEGDQIVGATIYFDNMSSEETAELLKTLNQHKVGLKLQNKTGDKSPCRSPMGTLSWEGRGGLGGSSSDIFLSGDDEDYKRIYTKKIKPRLKSEDLAEGVDVRTERHSSTSSDGCTITTITRRITTYTVDVPGGTSQQIDHSSPEFKIQVLQHEQLEGDTTPIRLPHSSLVSGVHRGIKMGDISLSGPHMTGSCVKHCSTESSKTTSELDGSGKEITFNVSDTGLSGGKGQRVIEHIRRTEVTAGSSEHSGNVTMGLGKDVKNIYSPSMMGGTELSTVKDSHVSGFSISGDTGDSIGRESLSKFHKDGSDDKTKLSKVTIDVQRPKESPNVEVNFNNQNLKDFSQRGFSITGNQEISAQEPDTVVSLSKADVKITSTDMDIRGLELKIDGHKGIVKDVTFDVPSNTAQRISMPDVDLNLKGQKAKRNLSAPNVEGVKGDFTVPKVKIPSFGFKTSEVKGPDVDANLVKAKMEIRTQDVDMNTPELNILRSEGKVKDPQIKMPSISGPKISVSEMNLNVKGSTLKEDINVSTQKVEGDVKAPKIEGPELQGTDGHFKIPKMKMPSFGIHASKVEGPDVDVNLPYADMKIKSPELDINGCEGKINGSKFKMSMPDVDLNLKGPKLKGDVDVSIPKVEGDIKAPKAEIECPDIEGPESGFKMPKIKMPSFGMKGPKVEGPDVNVKIPKVNTEVKAPEVDIKAPELDIAGTEGKIKGPKFKMSTVSGPKMSMSDVDFNLKGPKLKGDVDVSIPKVEGDLKAPKVEIEGPDIEGPEGHFKMPKFHMPSFGMKGPKVEGPDVDVKIPKADIGVKAPDIDINAPELDIEGPEGKIKGPKLKIPSISGPNISMPDVDFNLKGPKLKGDVDVSIPKVEGDLKAPKVEIEGPDIEGPEGHFKMPKFHMPSFGMKGPKVEGPDVDVKIPKADIGIKAPDININAPELDVEGPEGKIKGPKFKIPSISGPNISMPNVDFNLKGPKLKGDVDMSIPKVEGDLKAPKVEIEGPAIEGPEGHFKMPKFHMPSFGMKGPKVEGPDVDVKIPKADIGIKAPDIDINAPELDVEGPEGKIKGPKFKIPSISGPNISMPNVDFNLKGPKLKGDVDVSIPKVEGDLKGPKVEVEGPDIEGPDGRFKMAKFRMPSFGMKGPKVEGPDVDVKIPKADIEVNAPDIDINAPELDIEGPEGKIKGPKFKIPSISGPNISMPDVDFNLKGPKLKGDVDMSIPKVEGDLKAPKVEIEGKDTEGPEGRFKMPKFRMPSFGMKGPKVEGPDVDVKIPKADIGIKAPDININAPELDVEGPEGKIKGPKFKIPSISGPNISMPNVDFNLKGPKLKGDVDMSIPKVEGDLKAPKVEIEGPDIEGPEGRFKMPKFHMPSFGMKGPKVDGPDVDVKIPEADIEVNAPDIDINAPELDIEGPEGKIKGPKFKIPSISGPKISMPNVDFNLKGPKLKGDVDMSIPKVEGDLKAPKVEIEGPDIEGPEGRFKMPKFHMPSFGMKGPKVDGPDVDVKIPKADIEVNAPDIDINAPELDIEGPEGKIKGPKFKIPSISGPNISMPDVDFNLKGPKLKGDVDMSIPKVEGDLKAPKVEIEGPDIEGPEGRFKMPKFHMPSFGMKGPKVDGPDVNVKIPKADIEVHAPDVDIKAPELDTEGPEGKIKGPKFKIPSISGPKISMPDVDFNLKGPKLKGDVDMSIPKVEGDLKAPKVEIEGPDIEGPEGRFKMPKFRMPSFGMKGPKVDGPDLDMKIPKASIDVHAPDMDINAPELDIEGPEGKIKGPKFNMPSISGPKLSMPDFDFNLKGPKLKGDIDVSIPKVEGDLKAPKVEIEGPAIEGPEGHFKMPKFHMPSFGMKGPKVEGPDVDVKIPKADIGIKAPDIDINAPELDVEGPEGKIKGPKFKIPSISGPNISMPNVDFNLKGPKLKGDVDVSIPKVEGDLKAPKVEIGGPVIGGPQGRFKMPKFRMPSFGMKGPKVEGPDVDVKIPKADIEVNAPDMDIRAPELNIEGPEGKTKGPKFKLPTMSDPKISMPDVDFNLKGPKLKGDVDVSMPKVEGDLKAPKGEIEGPDIEGPEGHFKKPKFHMPSFGMKGPKVEGPDVDVKIPKADIGVKVPDMDINAPELDFEGPEGKIKGPKFNMPSISGPKLSMPDFDFNLKGPKLKGDIDVSIPKVEGDLKAPKVEIEGPDIEGPDGHFKMPKFHMPSFGMKGPKVEGPDVDVKIPKADIEVKAPDIDINAPELDIEGPEGKIKGPKLKIPSISGPKISMPDVDFNLKGPKLKGDVDMSIPRVEGDLKAPKVEIGGPDIEGPQGRFKMPKFRMPSFGMKGTKVEGPDVDVKIPEADIEVNAPDMDIRAPELNIEGPEGKIKGPKVKLPTMSGPKISMPDVDFNLKGPKLKGDVDVSMPKVEGDLKAPNVEIEGPDIEGPDGRFKMPKFHMPSFGMKGPKVEGPDVDVKIPKADIEVNAPDVDIKAPELDIKGPEGKIKGPKFNMPSISGPKLSMPDFDFNLKGPKLKGDIDVSIPKVEGDLKAPKVEIEGPDIEGPDGRVKMPKFHMPSFGMKGPKVEGPDVNVKIPKEDIEVKAPDIDINAPELDIEGPEGKIKGPKYNMPSFSGPKLSMPDFDFNLKGPKLKGDVDVSIPKLEGDIDVPKVEIEGPEGGFKMPKMKMPSFKMKGPQVEGPDVDVKIPKADIEVKAPDMDINAPELDIDLPEGKIKGPKVKMPSVSGPEGPNVEINFPETNVKKPKFKMPKFGFKGSKIEAPDVDFKHPKGSKVKGQAGVSLEGDVFMPKLEVDSSSVEIKSPEGGFKMPKFKMPKFGFKSPQEDIDVSVPCGDVDLNSPDIDIKTCDLKVEGPEGRIKGTKFKMPSISGTNISLPDVDLNFKSPKVKSDIDVSGPRISGDIKAPKMDIECPDVDLEGPEGGFKMPKMKMPLFGFKGPKLEGSDIDINLSKADVDIKGPEIDIKTPDLDIEGPEGKIKGPKFNMPSISGPKISMQDVNLNLKSPKVKGDLDFSVPKISGDIKAPKVDIEGPDINLEGPEGDFKMPSFGLKGPKVEGPDVDISLPKADVDIKGPEIDVKVPDLDIEAPDGGLKHVRPLKFTGPNLGIKSSGGNLSMPEKDLGARIDVKSPDINISGTDANIKVPKMNKSKFSIRVKSPKLDADIPDSGGSAEGPDIDVKENKGKFKLSKVKGKSKTFDGDLKLETNEPDLQMKSIKVKKPLFGKLHFPNVEFDIKSPKVKGSSSASGTIKSNVDLPSASLKTDIQTPDFSGPNFQTKGGKIKMLNLGISGSEIKTPELDVRNVSLDLPEKAFNSQDVSVAGSGINGKSRANIDLEGKIQDVRLTVPAVNVHGGALDADLNLTEQKGVKGSIEIPGFNVRGQKEETASGLDVKPDASLSGVMEYQDVNVTFPKIKVPKFGVALPKVDSGELAAGSKVSSQSLEMENTEMKSSGGKVKVKMPKLFTKSKSKGGSAADLTVEGEEIDVTSKGGAKVSKEFSLSSGELTSGKLAVEGSSGFKVTPKSKSASLDLLKRKPLHSSSVSDEGGLASPVSAEGHLQTEGGNVSVDVGEKVKGKKGKFKFATVGGFSSKSKGSYEVTDESEVRMEGAGGVAQSSKKSRMSSSSSNDSGSKSSFRLPRLEIAVSQKK, from the exons AGTGGGGATGACGAAGACTATAAAAGAATCTACACTAAGAAAATTAAACCAAGACTAAAGTCTGAGGATCTTGCTGAGGGTGTTGATGTACGCACAGAACGTCACAGCAGCACAAGCAGTGATGGTTGCACCATTACTACAATCACTCGTCGAATAACTACCTACACTGTGGATGTGCCCGGGGGGACTAGTCAGCAGATTGATCACTCAAGCCCTGAGTTCAAAATTCAGGTTTTGCAACATGAGCAGTTGGAGGGGGATACTACTCCGATCAGATTACCACATAGTAGCCTTGTTAGTGGTGTACACAGAGGTATAAAAATGGGTGACATATCTCTTAGCGGGCCTCATATGACTGGCTCCTGTGTGAAGCACTGTAGCACAGAATCTTCCAAAACAACAAGTGAATTAGATGGTAGTGggaaagaaattacatttaatgtgtCAGACACTGGACTGTCAGGTGGAAAAGGACAGAGGGTGATAGAACATATTCGAAGGACTGAAGTTACTGCAGGGAGTAGTGAACACTCTGGCAACGTTACCATGGGGTTAGGCAAAGACGTGAAAAATATTTATTCTCCAAGTATGATGGGAGGAACTGAACTTTCTACAGTAAAGGACTCTCATGTTTCAGGTTTTTCCATTAGTGGAGATACAGGGGACAGTATTGGGAGAGAATCTTTGTCTAAATTTCATAAGGATGGGTCTGATGATAAAACCAAATTGTCTAAGGTTACCATAGATGTTCAGAGACCCAAGGAAAGTCCAAATGTAGAGGTGAATTTTAACAATCAAAATCTCAAAGATTTTAGTCAGAGAGGTTTTAGCATAACTGGGAATCAGGAAATTTCAGCTCAGGAACCTGATACAGTAGTAAGTCTATCCAAAGCTGATGTTAAAATCACATCAACAGATATGGACATTAGGGGTCTGGAGCTTAAAATTGATGGACATAAGGGTATAGTAAAAGATGTTACATTTGATGTGCCGTCAAATACTGCTCAAAGAATTTCTATGCCAGATGTGGATTTGAACCTGAAAGGACAAAAAGCGAAAAGAAATTTGTCTGCTCCAAATGTTGAGGGAGTCAAAGGTGACTTTACTGTTCCAAAGGTCAAAATACCCTCATTTGGATTTAAAACTTCAGAAGTGAAGGGTCCTGATGTtgatgcaaatcttgtcaaagcCAAAATGGAGATTAGAACACAAGATGTGGATATGAATACTCCAGAGCTTAACATTTTGAGATCTGAAGGAAAAGTTAAAGATCCCCaaatcaaaatgccatcaatCTCTGGTCCTAAGATTTCAGTGTCTGAAATGAACTTAAATGTAAAAGGGTCAACACTAAAAGAGGACATCAACGTGTCTACTCAAAAAGTGGAAGGAGATGTTAAGGCACCTAAGATTGAGGGTCCAGAACTTCAAGGTACTGATGGTCATTTTAAaataccaaaaatgaaaatgccttCATTTGGAATCCATGCTTCAAAAGTAGAGGGCCCTGATGTTGATGTAAATCTTCCCTATGCTGACATGAAAATCAAAAGTCCAGAGCTTGACATTAATGGATGTGAGGGAAAGATCAACGGCTCCAAATTCAAAATGTCTATGCCAGATGTTGACCTCAATCTAAAAGGTCCAAAACTGAAAGGTGATGTTGATGTTTCTATTCCAAAAGTGGAAGGAGATATTAAAGCACCAAAAGCTGAGATAGAATGCCCAGACATTGAAGGACCCGAGAGTGGTTTTAAGATGCCAAAGATCAAAATGCCATCATTCGGAATGAAGGGGCCAAAAGTGGAAGGACCAGATGTTAATGTGAAAATCCCTAAAGTCAATACTGAAGTTAAGGCACCAGAGGTGGATATCAAAGCTCCAGAGTTAGACATTGCAGGAACTGAAGGAAAAATCAAGGGCCCCAAATTCAAGATGTCAACAGTGTCTGGTCCAAAGATGTCTATGTCAGATGTTGACTTCAACCTGAAAGGTCCAAAACTGAAAGGTGATGTTGACGTGTCCATTCCCAAAGTGGAAGGAGATcttaaagcaccaaaagttgagaTTGAAGGCCCAGacattgaaggacctgagggtCATTTTAAGATGCCAAAGTTCCACATGCCATCATTTGGAATGAAGGGTCCAAAAGTGGAGGGTCCAGATGTTGATGTGAAAATCCCTAAAGCTGATATTGGAGTTAAGGCTCCAGATATTGACATTAATGCTCCAGAGTTAGACATTGAAG GTcctgagggaaaaatcaagggccCCAAGTTGAAGATCCCATCAATTTCTGGCCCAAATATTTCTATGCCAGATGTTGACTTCAACCTGAAAGGTCCAAAACTCAAAGGTGATGTTGACGTGTCCATTCCTAAAGTGGAAGGAGATcttaaagcaccaaaagttgagaTTGAAGGCCCAGacattgaaggacctgagggtCATTTTAAGATGCCAAAGTTCCACATGCCATCATTTGGAATGAAGGGTCCAAAAGTGGAGGGTCCAGATGTTGATGTGAAAATCCCTAAAGCTGATATTGGAATTAAGGCTCCAGATATTAACATCAATGCTCCAGAGTTAGACGTTGAAGGTcctgagggaaaaatcaagggccCCAAATTCAAGATTCCATCAATCTCTGGCCCAAATATTTCTATGCCAAATGTTGACTTCAACCTGAAAGGTCCAAAACTGAAAGGTGATGTTGACATGTCCATTCCCAAAGTGGAAGGAGATcttaaagcaccaaaagttgagaTTGAAGGCCCAGCcattgaaggacctgagggtCATTTTAAGATGCCAAAGTTCCACATGCCATCATTTGGAATGAAGGGTCCAAAAGTGGAGGGTCCAGATGTTGATGTGAAAATCCCTAAAGCTGATATTGGAATTAAGGCTCCAGATATTGACATCAATGCTCCAGAGTTAGACGTTGAAGGTcctgagggaaaaatcaagggccCCAAGTTCAAGATCCCATCAATCTCTGGCCCAAATATTTCTATGCCAAATGTTGACTTCAACCTGAAAGGTCCAAAACTGAAAGGTGATGTTGATGTGTCCATTCCAAAAGTGGAAGGAGATCTTAAAGGACCAAAAGTTGAGGTTGAAGGCCCAGACATTGAAGGACCTGATGGTCGTTTTAAGATGGCAAAGTTCCGCATGCCATCATTCGGAATGAAGGGTCCAAAAGTGGAGGGTCCAGATGTTGATGTGAAAATTCCTAAAGCCGATATTGAAGTTAATGCACCAGATATTGACATCAATGCTCCAGAGTTAGACATTGAAGGTcctgagggaaaaatcaagggccCCAAGTTCAAGATCCCATCAATCTCTGGCCCAAATATTTCTATGCCAGATGTTGACTTCAACCTGAAAGGTCCAAAACTGAAAGGTGATGTTGACATGTCCATTCCCAAAGTGGAAGGAGATCTTAAAGCACCAAAAGTAGAGATTGAAGGCAAAGACACTGAAGGACCTGAGGGTCGTTTTAAGATGCCAAAGTTCCGCATGCCATCATTCGGAATGAAGGGTCCAAAAGTGGAGG GTCCAGATGTTGATGTGAAAATCCCTAAAGCTGATATTGGAATTAAGGCTCCAGATATTAACATCAACGCTCCAGAGTTAGACGTTGAAGGTcctgagggaaaaatcaagggccCCAAATTCAAGATCCCATCAATCTCTGGCCCAAATATTTCTATGCCAAATGTTGACTTCAACCTGAAAGGTCCAAAACTGAAAGGTGATGTTGACATGTCCATTCCCAAAGTGGAAGGAGATcttaaagcaccaaaagttgagaTTGAAGGCCCAGacattgaaggacctgagggtCGTTTTAAGATGCCAAAATTCCACATGCCATCATTCGGAATGAAGGGTCCAAAAGTGGATGGTCCAGATGTTGATGTGAAAATCCCTGAAGCCGATATTGAAGTTAATGCACCAGATATTGACATCAATGCTCCAGAGTTAGACATTGAAGGTcctgagggaaaaatcaagggccCCAAGTTCAAGATCCCATCAATCTCTGGCCCAAAAATTTCTATGCCAAATGTTGACTTCAACCTGAAAGGTCCAAAACTGAAAGGTGATGTTGACATGTCCATTCCCAAAGTGGAAGGAGATcttaaagcaccaaaagttgagaTTGAAGGCCCAGacattgaaggacctgagggtCGTTTTAAGATGCCAAAATTCCACATGCCATCATTCGGAATGAAGGGTCCAAAAGTGGATGGTCCAGATGTTGATGTGAAAATCCCTAAAGCCGATATTGAAGTTAATGCACCAGATATTGACATCAATGCTCCAGAGTTAGACATTGAAGGTcctgagggaaaaatcaagggccCCAAGTTCAAGATCCCATCAATCTCTGGCCCAAATATTTCTATGCCAGATGTTGACTTCAACCTGAAAGGTCCAAAACTGAAAGGTGATGTTGACATGTCCATTCCCAAAGTGGAAGGAGATcttaaagcaccaaaagttgagaTTGAAGGCCCAGacattgaaggacctgagggtCGTTTTAAGATGCCAAAATTTCACATGCCATCATTCGGAATGAAGGGTCCAAAAGTGGATGGTCCAGATGTTAATGTGAAAATCCCTAAAGCCGATATTGAAGTTCATGCACCAGATGTGGATATTAAAGCTCCAGAGTTAGACACTGAAGGAcctgagggaaaaatcaagggccCCAAATTCAAGATCCCATCAATATCTGGCCCAAAGATTTCTATGCCAGATGTTGACTTCAACCTGAAAGGTCCAAAACTGAAAGGTGATGTTGACATGTCCATTCCCAAAGTGGAAGGAGATcttaaagcaccaaaagttgagaTTGAAGGCCCAGacattgaaggacctgagggtCGTTTTAAGATGCCAAAGTTCCGCATGCCATCATTCGGAATGAAGGGTCCAAAAGTGGACGGTCCAGATCTTGATATGAAAATCCCTAAAGCCAGTATTGACGTTCATGCACCAGATATGGATATCAATGCTCCAGAGTTAGacattgaaggacctgagggaaaaatcaagggccCCAAGTTTAACATGCCATCAATCTCTGGTCCAAAGCTTTCTATGCCAGACTTTGACTTCAACCTGAAAGGTCCAAAACTGAAAGGTGATATTGACGTGTCCATTCCTAAGGTGGAAGGAGATcttaaagcaccaaaagttgagaTTGAAGGCCCAGCcattgaaggacctgagggtCATTTTAAGATGCCAAAGTTCCACATGCCATCATTTGGAATGAAGGGTCCAAAAGTGGAGGGTCCAGATGTTGATGTGAAAATCCCTAAAGCTGATATTGGAATTAAGGCTCCAGATATTGACATCAATGCTCCAGAGTTAGACGTTGAAG GTcctgagggaaaaatcaagggccCCAAGTTCAAGATTCCATCAATCTCTGGCCCAAATATTTCTATGCCAAATGTTGACTTCAACCTGAAAGGTCCAAAACTGAAAGGTGATGTTGATGTGTCCATTCCAAAAGTGGAAGGAGATcttaaagcaccaaaagttgag ATTGGAGGCCCAGTCATTGGAGGACCTCAGGGTCGTTTTAAGATGCCAAAGTTCCGCATGCCATCATTCGGAATGAAGGGTCCAAAAGTGGAAGGTCCAGATGTTGATGTGAAAATCCCTAAAGCTGATATTGAAGTTAATGCTCCAGATATGGACATCAGAGCTCCCGAGTTAAacattgaaggacctgagggaaAAACCAAGGGTCCCAAATTCAAGTTGCCAACAATGTCTGATCCAAAGATTTCTATGCCAGATGTTGACTTCAACCTGAAAGGTCCAAAACTGAAAGGTGATGTTGATGTGTCCATGCCCAAAGTGGAAGGAGATCTTAAAGCACCAAAAGGTGAGATTGAAGGCCCAGacattgaaggacctgagggtCATTTTAAGAAGCCAAAGTTCCACATGCCATCATTCGGAATGAAGGGTCCAAAAGTGGAGGGTCCAGATGTTGATGTGAAAATCCCTAAAGCTGATATTGGAGTTAAGGTTCCAGATATGGATATCAACGCTCCAGAATTAGACTTTGAAGGAcctgagggaaaaatcaagggccCCAAATTTAACATGCCATCAATCTCTGGTCCAAAGCTTTCTATGCCAGACTTTGACTTCAACCTGAAAGGTCCAAAACTGAAAGGTGATATTGACGTGTCCATTCCTAAAGTGGAAGGAGATcttaaagcaccaaaagttgagaTTGAAGGCCCAGACATTGAAGGACCTGATGGTCATTTTAAGATGCCAAAATTCCACATGCCATCATTCGGAATGAAGGGTCCAAAAGTCGAGGGTCCAGATGTCGATGTGAAAATCCCTAAAGCCGATATTGAAGTTAAGGCTCCAGATATAGATATCAATGCTCCAGAGTTAGacattgaaggacctgagggaaaaatcaagggccCCAAATTAAAGATCCCATCAATCTCTGGCCCAAAGATTTCAATGCCAGATGTTGATTTTAACCTGAAAGGTCCAAAACTGAAAGGTGATGTTGACATGTCCATTCCCAGAGTGGAAGGAGATCtcaaagcaccaaaagttgagaTTGGAGGCCCAGACATTGAAGGACCTCAGGGTCGTTTTAAGATGCCAAAGTTCCGCATGCCATCATTCGGAATGAAGGGTACAAAAGTGGAAGGTCCAGATGTTGATGTGAAAATCCCTGAAGCCGATATTGAAGTTAATGCTCCAGATATGGACATCAGAGCTCCCGAGTTAAacattgaaggacctgagggaaaaatcaagggTCCCAAAGTCAAGTTGCCAACAATGTCTGGTCCAAAGATTTCTATGCCAGATGTTGACTTCAACCTGAAAGGTCCAAAACTGAAAGGTGATGTTGACGTGTCCATGCCCAAAGTGGAAGGAGATCTTAAAGCACCAAACGTTGAGATTGAAGGCCCAGACATTGAAGGACCTGATGGTCGTTTTAAGATGCCAAAATTCCACATGCCATCATTCGGAATGAAGGGTCCAAAAGTGGAGGGTCCAGATGTGGATGTGAAAATCCCTAAAGCCGATATTGAAGTTAATGCACCAGATGTGGATATCAAAGCTCCAGAGTTAGACATTAAAGGAcctgagggaaaaatcaagggccCTAAATTTAACATGCCATCAATCTCTGGTCCAAAGCTTTCTATGCCAGACTTTGACTTCAACCTGAAAGGTCCAAAACTAAAAGGTGATATTGACGTGTCCATTCCTAAAGTGGAAGGAGATcttaaagcaccaaaagttgagaTTGAAGGCCCAGACATTGAAGGACCTGATGGTCGTGTTAAGATGCCAAAATTCCACATGCCATCATTCGGAATGAAGGGTCCAAAAGTGGAGGGTCCAGATGTCAATGTGAAAATCCCTAAAGAAGATATTGAAGTTAAGGCTCCAGATATAGATATCAATGCTCCAGAGTTAGacattgaaggacctgagggaaAAATAAAGGGCCCCAAATACAACATGCCATCATTCTCCGGTCCAAAGCTTTCTATGCCAGACTTTGACTTCAACCTGAAAGGTCCAAAACTGAAAGGTGATGTTGATGTGTCCATTCCTAAACTGGAAGGAGATATTGATGTACCAAAAGTTGAAATTGAAGGACCTGAGGGTGGTTTTAAgatgccaaaaatgaaaatgccatcATTTAAAATGAAGGGTCCACAAGTGGAGGGTCCAGATGTTGATGTGAAAATCCCTAAAGCTGATATTGAAGTTAAGGCTCCAGATATGGATATCAATGCTCCAGAGTTAGACATAGATTTGCCTGAAGGAAAAATCAAGGGCCCAAAAGTCAAGATGCCATCAGTATCTGGTCCTGAAGGTCCTAATGTTGAGATTAATTTTCCAgaaacaaatgtgaaaaagccAAAATTCAAAATGCCCAAGTTTGGATTTAAAGGGTCAAAAATTGAAGCACCTGATGTTGATTTCAAACATCCGAAAGGATCTAAAGTGAAAGGTCAAGCAGGTGTCAGTTTGGAGGGTGATGTCTTCATGCCAAAATTGGAAGTTGATTCTTCAAGTGTAGAAATTAAAAGTCCAGAGGGAGGATTCAAGATGCCAAAATTTAAAATGccaaaatttggttttaaatcacCCCAAGAAGATATTGATGTCAGTGTACCTTGTGGTGATGTTGATTTAAATTCACCTGATATTGACATCAAAACATGTGATCTTAAAGTTGAAGGACCTGAGGGACGAATCAAGGGCACCAAATTCAAAATGCCTTCTATATCTGGTACAAACATTTCTTTGCCAGATGTAGACTTAAACTTTAAAAGTCCAAAAGTCAAGAGTGATATTGATGTTTCTGGACCCAGGATTTCAGGGGACATAAAGGCTCCAAAGATGGATATTGAATGTCCTGATGTTGATTTAGAGGGCCCAGAAGGTGGTTTCAAAATGcctaaaatgaaaatgccatTATTTGGGTTCAAAGGTCCTAAATTGGAGGGCTCTGATATTGACATTAATCTCTCCAAAGCAGATGTTGACATTAAAGGACCTGAAATTGACATAAAAACACCTGATCTTGacattgaaggacctgagggGAAAATCAAAGGTCCCAAGTTCAACATGCCTTCCATATCAGGTCCAAAGATCTCTATGCAAGATGTCAACTTAAATCTTAAAAGCCCCAAAGTCAAGGGTGATTTGGATTTTTCTGTACCAAAGATTTCAGGGGACATAAAAGCTCCAAAAGTGGACATTGAAGGTCCTGATATTAATTTAGAGGGCCCAGAAGGTGACTTCAAAATGCCATCATTTGGGCTCAAAGGTCCTAAAGTGGAGGGCCCAGATGTTGACATCAGTCTTCCCAAAGCAGATGTTGACATTAAAGGACCTGAAATTGATGTTAAAGTTCCTGATCTTGACATTGAAGCCCCCGATGGTGGTTTAAAACATGTTAGGCCCCTCAAATTCACAGGTCCCAACCTTGGAATAAAGTCTTCAGGTGGCAATCTTTCAATGCCTGAAAAAGATTTAGGTGCGAGGATTGATGTCAAAAGCCCCGATATCAATATCAGTGGAACAGATGCAAATATCAAGGTgccaaaaatgaataaatctaaattttCAATTAGAGTTAAGAGCCCAAAACTGGATGCAGATATTCCTGATTCTGGTGGTAGTGCAGAAGGGCCTGATATAGATGTGAAAGAAAATAAGGGTAAATTCAAACTGTCTAAAGTGAAGGGAAAGTCTAAAACGTTTGATGGTGATCTCAAGTTGGAGACAAATGAACCTGACCTACAGATGAAGTCAATCAAAGTAAAGAAACCTCTTTTTGGAAAGTTACATTTTCCTAATGTGGAATTTGATATCAAATCTCCAAAAGTTAAAGGTAGTTCATCTGCATCTGGAACTATAAAATCTAATGTTGATTTGCCTTCTGCAAGCCTTAAAACTGatattcagacaccagatttCAGTGGTCCCAATTTCCAAACAAAAGGGGGAAAAATCAAAATGCTAAACCTCGGCATTTCTGGCTCTGAGATAAAAACTCCTGAACTGGATGTTAGAAATGTATCATTAGATCTTCCAGAAAAAGCTTTTAATTCCCAAGATGTCAGTGTAGCAGGATCAGGCATTAATGGAAAAAGCAGGGCTAACATTGACTTAGAAGGAAAAATACAGGATGTTAGGTTGACAGTGCCTGCTGTAAATGTTCATGGTGGTGCTTTAGATGCTGATTTAAATCTCACTGAACAAAAAGGAGTAAAAGGGAGCATAGAAATACCAGGCTTTAATGTACGAGGACAAAAAGAAGAGACTGCAAGTGGGCTAGACGTGAAGCCAGATGCATCATTATCTGGTGTGATGGAGTACCAAGATGTTAATGTAACCTTTCCTAAAATCAAAGTACCAAAGTTTGGTGTTGCATTGCCTAAAGTAGATTCAGGTGAATTGGCTGCTGGTTCTAAAGTTAGCTCCCAAAGTCTGGAAATGGAGAACACTGAAATGAAAAGCAGTGGTGGAAAAGTGAAAGTCAAAATGCCAAAATTATTTACCAAATCTAAATCTAAAGGTGGTAGTGCAGCTGATCTTACTGTTGAGGGAGAAGAAATTGATGTTACCAGTAAAGGTGGTGCAAAGGTGTCTAAGGAGTTTAGCCTTAGTTCTGGGGAATTGACAAGTGGCAAGTTAGCAGTAGAGGGAAGTTCTGGGTTTAAAGTTACACCAAAGAGTAAATCTGCCTCCCTTGACCTCTTAAAAAGAAAACCGCTTCACTCATCTTCTGTAAGTGATGAGGGAGGTTTAGCTTCCCCTGTTTCTGCTGAAGGCCACTTACAGACAGAGGGTGGCAATGTTTCAGTTGATGTTGGAGAAAAGGTTAAAGGCAAAAAAGGAAAGTTCAAGTTTGCCACAGTTGGAGGTTTTAGCTCAAAAAGTAAAGGTTCATATGAAGTGACCGATGAAAGCGAAGTTAGAATGGAGGGTGCTGGTGGAGTTGCTCAGTCTTCAAAGAAGTCCAGAATGTCATCATCATCTAGCAATGACAGTGGTTCAAAAAGCAGTTTTCGGTTACCACGACTCGAAATTGCGGTTTcccaaaaaaaatag